A region of Anoplopoma fimbria isolate UVic2021 breed Golden Eagle Sablefish chromosome 24, Afim_UVic_2022, whole genome shotgun sequence DNA encodes the following proteins:
- the sod1 gene encoding superoxide dismutase [Cu-Zn] produces the protein MVVKAVCVLKGAGETSGVVHFEQEGDTAAVKLTGEIIGLTPGEHGFHVHAFGDNTNGCISAGPHFNPHNNTHAGPTDEQRHVGDLGNVTAGGDNIAKIDITDKIITLTGQYSIIGRTMVIHEKADDLGKGGNDESLKTGNAGARLACGVIGIAQ, from the exons ATGGTTGTGAAAGCAGTCTGCGTGCTGAAAGGAGCCGGCGAGACCAGCGGGGTGGTTCATTTCGAGCAGGAG GGTGATACAGCGGCTGTGAAGCTGACCGGTGAAATCATAGGCCTCACTCCTGGAGAGCATGGATTCCATGTCCATGCTTTTGGAGACAATACAAATG GGTGCATCAGTGCTGGCCCTCACTTCAATCCCCACAACAACACTCATGCAGGTCCTACTGATGAACAGAG gCATGTTGGAGACTTGGGGAATGTGACTGCTGGTGGAGATAATATCGCCAAAATAGACATCACAGACAAGATAATCACCCTCACTGGCCAATACTCCATCATTGGCAGAACCATGGTG ATCCATGAGAAGGCCGATGACCTGGGAAAAGGAGGCAATGACGAGAGTCTAAAGACAGGCAATGCTGGAGCACGTCTGGCCTGTGGTGTCATTGGCATCGCCCAGTAA